One Picrophilus oshimae DSM 9789 genomic region harbors:
- a CDS encoding DUF763 domain-containing protein, with the protein MDRTGTSVMPLHYGHPPEYLYKRMVKLSGILSDIIIDNFGTRKLLENLSDPYWFHSFSLAIGFDWNSSGTTTATLGAMKEYLNKKDDIIILGGKGRHIRNIKNEFDEIERSGNVDNKDLYRVMKGSRLSGITDNKLLQDSFDLYIQFIIMDYHGNYTVINQGMNTDLGLARRYHWINPNDFYNGSRSGISGYENKNVLDLSSIESEKNRMDMIDVIHDMPKYDKQRTLDNFNERPELDLNYKIEWKKLKKIYDYNPENFDDFIKIKGLSKSTIRAISYLAEIIYGDKPSYKDPVKFSFCLGGKDGVPKPVNVRDYDISIDFFKDAIEKKPYDALKKISELSFMLSSK; encoded by the coding sequence ATGGATAGAACAGGCACCTCTGTGATGCCACTTCACTACGGCCATCCACCTGAATACCTTTATAAAAGGATGGTTAAATTATCCGGAATACTATCAGATATTATTATAGATAATTTTGGAACAAGGAAACTTCTTGAAAATTTAAGTGATCCGTACTGGTTTCATTCATTTTCACTTGCCATTGGTTTTGACTGGAACTCAAGTGGAACAACAACAGCAACCTTGGGCGCAATGAAGGAGTATTTAAATAAAAAGGATGATATTATAATACTTGGTGGCAAGGGCCGCCACATCAGAAATATTAAAAACGAATTCGATGAAATAGAAAGATCAGGCAATGTAGATAATAAAGATCTTTACAGGGTAATGAAGGGATCAAGGCTCTCTGGAATAACAGATAATAAGCTATTACAGGATTCATTTGATCTATACATACAATTTATCATAATGGATTATCATGGAAATTATACTGTTATAAATCAGGGAATGAACACTGATCTCGGCCTTGCCAGAAGATACCACTGGATAAATCCAAATGATTTTTACAACGGTTCAAGGAGCGGTATCTCTGGCTATGAAAATAAAAATGTTCTTGATCTATCATCAATTGAGAGCGAAAAAAACAGGATGGACATGATTGATGTTATACATGATATGCCAAAATATGATAAACAGAGGACCCTGGACAACTTCAATGAAAGACCGGAACTGGACCTTAATTATAAAATAGAATGGAAGAAACTTAAAAAGATATATGATTACAACCCAGAGAACTTTGATGATTTCATAAAAATAAAGGGCCTCAGCAAATCCACGATAAGGGCCATCTCATACCTTGCAGAGATAATATACGGCGATAAACCATCATATAAGGACCCTGTAAAGTTTTCATTCTGTCTTGGCGGAAAGGATGGGGTGCCAAAACCTGTAAATGTAAGGGATTATGACATTTCAATAGATTTTTTTAAAGATGCAATAGAAAAAAAACCATATGATGCACTAAAAAAAATTTCGGAGTTAAGCTTTATGCTGAGCTCAAAATAG
- a CDS encoding metal-binding protein: protein MYAESVISFKNITVSVLNITSRRIYGSIGIENADGSRDDFKIIFSYDDDIDVDESTAGLILTMPVINYAYFSREITLNFDLSYEDKSLIERFIKINNHEVFINKIINRRYDFILNEYIPDDSDINEKNASGITVLNANARPNNKGFETNKNRVAIMSSGGKESLLGYGILNEIGAETYAFYFEESGSHWLTAKTAYDYYSRHFKNVFKIWSNVDRFYKFMNLKLKIIDKSKINIRADDYPIQVFIFPVYIFSMIPFMKKYGIGNIVMGDEFDDPRQMKLFHGMKYYYGIFDQTVDFNDMMTDYFKLTGKDIDVYSIVYPITGSLEEKILMERYHDLFLNQRSCHSCHIKDGRIVPCGKCTKCLGILLFILANNGDPGEIGYSNNDIRLLPRRLKKARLRLDPDEIKYTESRIGIINDNDYNHVAGIHIMPYENSILSKVPEMYRDNIFKIFNEYSSGIYKLNNNKWERIS from the coding sequence ATGTACGCTGAAAGTGTAATTTCTTTTAAAAATATCACTGTTTCCGTATTAAATATAACAAGTAGAAGGATATACGGAAGCATAGGCATAGAAAATGCTGATGGTTCAAGGGATGATTTTAAGATTATTTTTAGCTACGATGATGACATAGACGTTGATGAGTCAACAGCAGGGCTTATACTAACAATGCCTGTTATAAACTATGCCTACTTCTCAAGGGAAATCACATTGAACTTTGATTTGTCATACGAGGATAAAAGTTTAATAGAAAGATTCATAAAAATAAACAATCATGAGGTTTTTATAAACAAAATTATAAACCGCAGGTATGATTTTATATTAAATGAATACATACCAGATGATTCTGATATAAATGAAAAGAATGCCAGTGGAATAACAGTTTTAAATGCAAATGCAAGGCCAAATAATAAGGGATTTGAAACCAATAAAAACAGGGTTGCCATAATGTCTTCTGGGGGCAAGGAAAGCCTTCTTGGCTATGGCATTTTAAACGAGATTGGTGCTGAAACCTACGCATTTTACTTTGAAGAATCCGGTTCACACTGGCTGACCGCAAAAACAGCCTATGATTACTATTCAAGGCATTTCAAGAACGTTTTTAAGATCTGGTCAAATGTGGATAGATTCTATAAGTTTATGAATCTAAAATTAAAAATTATTGATAAATCAAAAATTAATATAAGGGCAGACGACTATCCAATACAGGTCTTTATATTTCCTGTATATATATTCTCGATGATACCATTTATGAAAAAATACGGCATTGGAAACATAGTTATGGGGGATGAATTCGATGATCCCAGGCAGATGAAGTTATTCCACGGTATGAAGTATTACTATGGTATATTCGATCAAACCGTTGATTTCAACGATATGATGACCGATTATTTTAAATTAACTGGCAAAGACATAGATGTTTATTCAATAGTTTATCCAATAACAGGAAGCCTTGAGGAAAAAATACTAATGGAAAGGTACCATGATCTGTTTTTGAACCAGAGATCATGCCATTCATGCCATATAAAGGACGGAAGGATAGTTCCATGCGGTAAATGCACAAAATGCCTTGGCATACTGCTCTTCATTCTTGCAAACAACGGCGACCCAGGGGAGATAGGGTATTCCAATAACGATATAAGATTGCTTCCAAGAAGGTTAAAAAAGGCAAGGCTGAGGCTTGATCCTGATGAGATAAAATATACAGAATCAAGAATAGGCATAATTAATGATAATGACTATAATCATGTTGCAGGCATTCACATAATGCCATATGAAAATAGTATATTATCAAAGGTTCCAGAGATGTACAGGGATAATATATTTAAAATATTCAATGAGTACAGTTCAGGAATTTACAAATTAAACAATAATAAATGGGAGAGGATATCCTAA
- a CDS encoding 4-hydroxybenzoate octaprenyltransferase: MYWDPGGVKNKQSKFYITLRFLRLEQTLFSLPMAYLGAFLAARGIPSIRLLLLIFVALFFIRIAGMTNDNLADRFIDAKNPRTRTRPMVTGVITVKDAYTMIIIGLIGYFASVVFISKVALALSPIGALVIMSYPYMKRYTSFANYQIASIQGLSVMAGAISVLGNHGPLYIIYRIPWLFVFATVFWALGFDLYNHIPDMDYDRENNLHSFAVLLGKKALKFAGINQIISVSLAIAADIVYKLYFISYTATALHGIIMLAAFIFAYKGNFGRAFYYNIYASIVLALGIIIDAALGFPAF; encoded by the coding sequence GTGTACTGGGACCCTGGTGGAGTCAAGAATAAACAGAGCAAGTTCTATATTACGCTTAGATTTCTTAGATTGGAGCAGACATTATTCAGCCTGCCAATGGCCTATCTTGGCGCATTCCTTGCGGCCAGGGGGATACCATCAATAAGATTATTGTTATTGATATTTGTTGCATTATTCTTTATAAGAATAGCAGGGATGACAAATGACAACCTTGCCGATCGCTTCATTGATGCAAAGAATCCAAGGACAAGGACAAGGCCAATGGTTACAGGCGTGATAACCGTTAAGGATGCATACACAATGATAATCATCGGTTTAATAGGCTATTTTGCATCCGTTGTTTTCATAAGCAAGGTTGCACTTGCACTAAGTCCAATAGGTGCACTCGTGATAATGAGCTATCCGTATATGAAAAGATATACATCATTTGCAAATTATCAAATAGCATCGATTCAGGGTTTATCTGTCATGGCAGGTGCCATATCTGTCCTTGGAAACCATGGGCCTTTATATATAATATACAGAATACCATGGCTTTTTGTCTTTGCGACTGTATTCTGGGCCCTTGGCTTCGATCTTTACAATCATATACCTGACATGGACTATGATCGTGAAAACAATTTGCACAGCTTTGCCGTGCTTCTCGGCAAAAAGGCATTAAAATTTGCAGGTATAAATCAAATAATATCTGTATCCCTTGCCATTGCGGCAGACATTGTTTATAAATTATACTTTATATCATACACGGCAACAGCACTTCACGGTATAATAATGCTTGCGGCATTCATTTTTGCTTATAAAGGCAATTTTGGCAGGGCCTTCTATTATAATATATATGCATCAATTGTGCTGGCCCTTGGCATAATAATAGATGCGGCTCTGGGTTTCCCTGCATTTTAA
- a CDS encoding winged helix-turn-helix transcriptional regulator — protein MDEIDRKIIFYYLQEARVQQRKISTELNISPQVLKYRFDKLVSNGIIKKFVLHVNPAVYNKKVGFAAFKGSSSYNDHVFTEIKCLEELSIYGFYGDSDDEVSENIKKASGKLGPTAMRYIPVMDDHPSLNKYDNSIIESLRKNPRRSASEIAQELNLRYHFVKRRINYMLKKNIISIIPILDLSKTDIVLFGLFTMNFKAVSKIVEDITLFNVNDLKSGISICFSESLSGAKQIINKCREIDKNIDVMVIYEYDFYDDFNEIN, from the coding sequence ATGGATGAGATTGACAGAAAGATCATATTTTATTACCTTCAGGAGGCAAGGGTGCAGCAGAGAAAGATATCAACGGAGCTGAACATATCGCCACAGGTTTTAAAGTACCGGTTTGATAAGCTTGTTAGCAATGGCATAATAAAAAAATTTGTGCTTCACGTTAATCCTGCAGTATATAATAAGAAGGTTGGTTTTGCAGCATTTAAGGGCTCATCTTCTTACAATGACCATGTTTTTACAGAGATAAAATGTCTTGAGGAGCTTTCGATATACGGTTTCTATGGTGATTCTGATGACGAGGTGTCTGAAAATATAAAAAAGGCATCCGGGAAGCTTGGTCCAACAGCCATGAGGTATATACCGGTCATGGATGATCATCCATCACTGAATAAATATGATAACAGCATAATAGAAAGCCTAAGGAAGAATCCAAGAAGATCGGCATCTGAAATAGCCCAGGAGCTTAATTTAAGGTATCACTTTGTCAAGCGCAGGATCAATTACATGCTTAAAAAGAATATAATTTCAATAATACCAATACTTGATCTATCAAAGACAGATATTGTTTTGTTTGGACTCTTCACAATGAATTTTAAGGCGGTATCAAAAATAGTTGAGGATATCACACTTTTTAATGTAAATGATCTTAAGTCAGGAATTTCCATTTGCTTCTCCGAGAGTTTAAGCGGGGCAAAACAGATAATAAATAAATGCCGTGAGATAGATAAAAATATTGATGTAATGGTAATATACGAATACGATTTTTATGATGATTTCAATGAAATTAATTGA
- a CDS encoding pyridoxal-phosphate dependent enzyme — protein sequence MNEIISSLEEEKPPGSPLLSGAYLRGIIDSDRVFVKYEGANPTGTQKDRISENHVKRALSLGMKTVSVATCGNYGASISYYSRKYNIDAVIGIPEYYSNVRSKEMVANGSRVIKYPYKYEEIVELFHKISERNGWYDASPGSRNDVYDIIGYSIIAIEIYKQLGHSPDYIAVPVGNGTTLAGIYYGFRALYDYGYASNVPRFIAASTSGGNPIVESYMNGSKKIMELSEEKIRETNVNEPLVAYRSYDGQKALDALYDTDGYAFYVNDDEMINASHLMKMNGLSVLPASASAAVAAARVLKNNDECVIVITGRDH from the coding sequence ATGAACGAAATAATCAGTTCACTTGAAGAGGAAAAGCCTCCAGGTAGTCCACTTTTATCAGGAGCCTACCTCAGAGGTATAATTGACAGTGATAGGGTTTTTGTTAAATATGAGGGTGCAAATCCAACTGGCACGCAGAAGGACAGAATTTCTGAGAACCATGTTAAGAGGGCGCTGTCTCTTGGAATGAAAACTGTATCTGTTGCAACCTGCGGCAATTACGGGGCATCGATATCGTATTATTCAAGAAAGTATAACATCGATGCTGTTATAGGAATACCTGAGTACTATTCAAATGTTAGATCAAAGGAGATGGTTGCAAACGGTTCAAGGGTAATAAAATATCCTTACAAGTACGAGGAGATCGTTGAATTGTTCCATAAGATCTCAGAGAGGAATGGATGGTATGATGCAAGCCCCGGTTCAAGGAATGATGTTTACGATATTATAGGATATTCAATAATAGCAATAGAGATATATAAACAGCTTGGCCATTCCCCGGATTACATAGCCGTGCCCGTTGGCAATGGAACAACCCTTGCAGGCATATACTATGGCTTCAGGGCCCTTTACGATTATGGATACGCCTCAAATGTCCCGAGATTCATTGCAGCAAGCACCTCTGGCGGTAATCCAATAGTAGAATCATACATGAATGGTTCCAAAAAAATAATGGAATTAAGCGAGGAAAAAATAAGGGAAACAAACGTAAATGAGCCCCTGGTGGCTTACCGCTCATACGATGGGCAAAAGGCCCTTGATGCACTCTATGATACGGACGGTTACGCATTCTATGTAAATGATGATGAAATGATAAATGCATCACATTTAATGAAGATGAATGGACTTTCTGTTTTGCCCGCATCGGCATCTGCGGCCGTTGCCGCGGCGAGGGTATTAAAAAATAACGATGAGTGTGTTATAGTTATAACAGGTCGTGATCACTAA
- a CDS encoding geranylgeranyl reductase family protein — MRDVIIVGAGPAGSYAAYLLSKKGFDVLQLEEHREIGKPVECTGLVSKRVFSMVRSRSMINKVHGANVYFPNNKYIHVSKNEETIVMYRDQFDKDVAAMAIENGTDLRINARAIDASVNDDFASVKFRENGKIQEEKTKIIIGADGVNSTVRRLLSNERPSRIISTYQVDSSYKMDDQDDVNVYLGSSSSRGFFGWAVPSGDITRIGVGADHDTAIKYFKNINKNFNDKILGINGSPIPIRYLKKTYGKRYMLVGDAAGIVKPLSGGGIYTGMISGKNAAIAAESIIDREDFSEKSMSLYQKLWRSEIGRELYIDSKIQDVFSRLTVNDRALNRLYDILSSGPIIKQINRLGDIDYPSKIAISILLRRPQIFRYIVGSL, encoded by the coding sequence GTGAGGGATGTTATAATTGTTGGTGCCGGTCCTGCGGGCTCATACGCTGCATATCTATTATCAAAAAAGGGCTTTGATGTGCTTCAGCTTGAGGAGCATAGGGAGATAGGAAAGCCGGTTGAATGCACCGGGCTTGTATCAAAAAGGGTCTTTAGTATGGTAAGAAGCAGATCAATGATAAATAAGGTTCATGGCGCAAATGTCTACTTTCCAAATAATAAATATATACATGTATCAAAGAATGAGGAAACAATAGTAATGTACAGGGATCAGTTTGACAAGGATGTTGCCGCCATGGCAATAGAAAATGGAACCGATCTGAGAATAAATGCAAGGGCCATTGATGCATCTGTAAACGATGATTTTGCATCTGTTAAGTTCAGGGAGAATGGAAAAATACAGGAGGAGAAAACAAAAATCATTATAGGCGCTGACGGTGTGAACAGCACAGTAAGAAGGTTATTATCAAATGAGAGGCCGTCAAGGATAATATCAACATACCAGGTTGATTCATCTTATAAAATGGATGACCAGGATGATGTAAACGTTTACCTTGGTTCATCCAGCAGCAGGGGATTTTTTGGCTGGGCCGTACCTTCAGGCGATATAACCAGAATAGGGGTTGGCGCCGATCATGATACCGCGATAAAATACTTTAAAAATATAAATAAAAATTTCAATGATAAAATTCTTGGAATAAACGGAAGCCCAATACCGATAAGATATTTAAAGAAAACATACGGAAAAAGGTACATGCTTGTTGGCGATGCTGCCGGCATAGTAAAGCCGCTATCAGGTGGTGGAATATACACAGGAATGATCTCAGGAAAAAATGCGGCCATTGCAGCTGAATCAATAATTGACAGAGAGGACTTCTCAGAAAAATCCATGAGCCTTTATCAAAAACTCTGGAGATCAGAGATAGGCCGTGAGCTTTACATAGATTCAAAAATTCAGGACGTTTTTTCAAGACTTACTGTAAATGACAGGGCACTTAACAGGTTGTATGATATACTCAGCTCTGGACCAATAATAAAGCAGATAAACAGGCTTGGAGACATAGACTATCCATCAAAAATAGCGATATCAATACTTTTGAGGAGGCCCCAGATATTTAGATATATAGTTGGATCACTTTAA
- the ribA gene encoding GTP cyclohydrolase II, whose product MIEFYSKARLPSRFGSFEIYVFKNDENKDHAVIVHGDVRGKSDVPVRIHSECLTGDVLGSMRCDCRDQLIESLKYIGSQPYGMLIYMRQEGRGIGLLNKIRAYNLQDQGLDTVEANLEQGLPVDERKYDYAVDVIKYFNIESIQLITNNPEKLKYLEEHGIKITKRIPIIIPPTKFDEFYLETKKERMGHLF is encoded by the coding sequence ATGATAGAGTTCTATTCGAAGGCAAGGCTGCCATCAAGGTTTGGCAGCTTCGAAATATACGTTTTCAAGAACGATGAGAACAAGGATCATGCGGTTATAGTTCATGGTGATGTGAGAGGCAAAAGTGATGTTCCGGTTAGAATACACAGCGAGTGCCTAACCGGTGATGTCCTTGGCTCAATGAGGTGTGACTGCCGTGACCAGCTTATAGAATCACTAAAATACATAGGAAGCCAGCCATACGGCATGCTAATATACATGAGACAGGAGGGACGTGGCATAGGCCTTTTAAACAAGATAAGGGCATACAATTTACAGGATCAGGGACTTGACACAGTTGAGGCAAATCTTGAGCAGGGCCTTCCCGTGGATGAGAGAAAGTACGATTATGCCGTTGATGTAATAAAGTACTTTAACATAGAGAGCATCCAGCTTATAACAAACAATCCTGAAAAACTAAAATACCTTGAGGAGCACGGCATAAAGATAACAAAGAGGATACCAATAATAATACCACCAACAAAGTTTGATGAATTTTATCTCGAGACAAAAAAGGAGAGGATGGGCCATCTATTTTGA
- a CDS encoding NAD(P)/FAD-dependent oxidoreductase yields the protein MNFDVVVLGSGYSGLNAFYNIKSKSKVLISNKKYLNYYKSHGYKRIELKNILNENVIDIKFEENLVKTDKNEYNYKNLVIALGCSRTDQIRFLEYLENQDNISLASENDFDDYILIQELFYLKYLGKNVKYHGNYMNFLGNRISSAIKSIMDRNGIEFSERYDFKIPKCMPNPLFKDFLRTDSKFRLNNNVYAIGDVIDSWPKLGELSMRHGRYVADLINGLNYEFKPVFINIIDTYNGSAFRIKSTRPWNGNTERISKGIYVHYMKEFLHYYYKIRRGKMGFLTYI from the coding sequence ATGAATTTCGATGTCGTTGTTCTTGGGTCCGGTTATTCCGGACTAAACGCATTTTATAATATAAAATCAAAAAGCAAGGTATTAATAAGCAATAAAAAATATCTTAATTATTACAAATCACATGGTTATAAAAGGATAGAATTGAAAAATATATTAAATGAAAATGTAATCGATATAAAATTTGAAGAGAATCTTGTAAAAACTGATAAAAATGAATACAATTATAAAAATCTTGTAATAGCCCTTGGCTGCTCAAGAACAGACCAGATAAGGTTCCTTGAATATTTGGAAAATCAGGATAATATATCATTGGCCTCTGAAAATGATTTTGATGATTATATATTAATACAGGAGCTCTTTTATTTAAAATATCTTGGTAAAAATGTAAAATACCATGGAAATTACATGAATTTCCTTGGCAACAGGATAAGCTCTGCAATAAAGAGCATAATGGATAGAAACGGCATTGAATTCTCTGAAAGATATGATTTTAAAATACCGAAGTGCATGCCAAATCCATTGTTTAAAGATTTTTTAAGAACCGATTCAAAATTCAGATTGAATAATAACGTTTATGCCATAGGCGATGTAATAGATTCCTGGCCAAAGCTTGGCGAGCTATCCATGAGACACGGAAGGTATGTTGCCGATCTTATAAACGGACTTAATTACGAATTTAAACCGGTATTTATAAATATCATTGATACATATAATGGATCTGCCTTTAGAATAAAGAGCACAAGGCCCTGGAATGGCAATACTGAAAGAATAAGCAAAGGTATTTACGTTCATTACATGAAGGAGTTCCTCCATTATTATTATAAAATAAGGCGTGGTAAAATGGGCTTTCTAACATATATTTAA
- the rpiA gene encoding ribose-5-phosphate isomerase RpiA: MFENEKRMAAMEALKFVRNDMRIGIGTGSTAYYFIEGLSELVKNGLRITGIPTSKKSEELCRSFNIPVDYNIKDIDIDFDGADEFDPYGNLIKGGGGALVREKIVAYNSREFYVLVDHSKYSERLHKFPLPVEVLPFMSEKTLENIERLGCRASFRDDKKFISDNGNYIIDCVFSYTDPELESQIKMIPGVVEVGIFRHLATKIFQGTIDGCRIIDVK, from the coding sequence ATGTTTGAAAATGAAAAAAGGATGGCCGCCATGGAGGCCCTGAAATTTGTCAGGAACGATATGCGCATAGGTATAGGAACAGGCTCAACGGCATACTACTTCATTGAGGGTTTATCAGAGCTTGTTAAAAATGGCCTGAGGATAACCGGAATTCCAACATCGAAGAAGAGCGAGGAACTCTGCAGATCATTCAATATACCGGTCGATTATAATATAAAGGATATAGACATAGACTTCGATGGTGCAGACGAATTCGATCCATATGGAAACCTAATAAAGGGTGGTGGCGGCGCACTTGTGCGTGAAAAGATCGTTGCATACAACAGCAGGGAATTCTACGTTCTTGTCGACCATTCAAAGTACTCTGAAAGGCTTCATAAGTTTCCGCTGCCCGTGGAGGTACTTCCATTTATGAGTGAAAAGACCCTTGAAAACATAGAGAGGCTTGGATGCAGGGCATCATTCCGCGATGATAAAAAATTCATAAGCGACAATGGCAATTACATAATAGACTGCGTTTTTAGTTATACAGACCCGGAGCTTGAATCACAGATAAAGATGATACCTGGCGTTGTTGAGGTTGGAATATTCAGGCATCTTGCAACAAAGATCTTTCAGGGAACAATTGATGGCTGCAGAATAATAGATGTTAAATAA
- a CDS encoding DUF1611 domain-containing protein — MDRATLLAEGFFTTTYGKTANGLVRYSKRYDITSVIDSRYHGMDAGMLLMGRPNNIPVISSIKEAHNLGSDTMIIGVATDGGFIPNEYRKYIKEAISMGMNIVSGLHEYLSDDPEFRKLAKIYNVKLIDVRKMFESYKYSFTGRIKDVKSKKIAVLGTDSAIGKRTTAIYLNEAINNAGKKSVMIGTGQTSWMQGFKYTVVMDSIINDFVAGSLEYITLKAWDEERPDYMFLEGQGSIIHPAYPGGFEIIGALRPDAIILQHAPKRKYYDGFPEFEIPPLERYIKVLELISDKPVIAISLNRENMTDDEVQSEKESLEKRYNIPVFDPLKEFERMREVIASL; from the coding sequence ATGGATAGGGCAACTTTACTGGCTGAGGGTTTTTTTACAACAACCTATGGAAAGACCGCAAATGGTCTTGTAAGATACAGTAAAAGGTACGATATAACATCTGTTATAGATTCAAGGTACCATGGCATGGATGCCGGCATGCTTTTAATGGGCAGGCCAAATAATATTCCTGTTATATCATCAATAAAGGAGGCACACAACCTTGGATCGGATACAATGATAATAGGTGTTGCAACTGATGGCGGTTTTATACCAAACGAGTACAGAAAGTACATAAAAGAGGCAATATCAATGGGAATGAACATTGTAAGCGGACTGCATGAATACCTGAGCGATGACCCGGAGTTTAGAAAGCTTGCCAAGATATACAATGTTAAATTAATCGATGTAAGAAAGATGTTTGAATCATATAAATACTCGTTCACCGGAAGAATAAAGGATGTAAAATCAAAAAAGATAGCGGTTCTTGGTACCGATAGCGCAATAGGAAAAAGAACGACTGCCATATACCTGAACGAGGCCATAAACAATGCAGGTAAAAAATCAGTAATGATAGGCACAGGGCAAACATCATGGATGCAGGGATTTAAGTACACCGTTGTTATGGACTCGATAATAAACGATTTTGTTGCCGGCTCTCTTGAATACATAACATTAAAGGCCTGGGATGAGGAAAGGCCGGATTACATGTTCCTTGAGGGCCAGGGCTCGATAATACATCCGGCTTATCCTGGAGGCTTTGAGATCATAGGTGCACTTAGACCGGATGCAATAATACTTCAGCATGCACCAAAGAGGAAATATTACGATGGCTTCCCGGAATTTGAGATACCGCCTCTTGAAAGATACATAAAGGTTCTTGAGTTAATATCAGATAAACCTGTTATAGCGATATCACTGAACAGGGAAAATATGACAGACGATGAGGTCCAGTCTGAAAAGGAAAGCCTGGAAAAAAGGTATAATATACCGGTCTTTGATCCACTCAAAGAATTTGAGCGCATGAGAGAGGTAATTGCAAGCCTTTAA
- a CDS encoding phosphate signaling complex PhoU family protein, with the protein MVSRRIQLTGGSTYIVSLPSKWIKKNNLGKGDEVFIDEQGNSITIYTKTSKKDEKIKKLIINGIPKDEDIQRYLISGYIAGYDSMVISSPFYINEKVRNSIKNFAKLVIGIEIFEEDSNRIVLQNVVKSDSMPLNRAIKRMSLNVESMIGDVIKGITDDDENLLNNVIARDDEIDRFQWYIYRESRISMDDDNIFYLLLSRIMERIADHAVNLCSIWINRKRNIEIPKAKIVENLKEAFNIFQEAISMFYSNEYKSINSIISKKQEIYNSRKDLLFLSSTQDIMTVSLSAEEISRIGLYATDIAELSLDSVFSSRDEISI; encoded by the coding sequence ATGGTATCAAGAAGGATTCAACTTACAGGCGGCTCAACCTACATAGTTTCGCTACCGTCAAAATGGATAAAGAAGAACAATTTGGGCAAGGGAGACGAGGTTTTTATAGATGAACAGGGAAATAGTATAACAATATACACAAAGACATCAAAAAAGGATGAAAAGATAAAAAAGCTGATAATAAACGGAATACCAAAGGATGAGGATATACAGAGATATTTGATCTCCGGATACATAGCCGGTTATGATTCAATGGTTATATCAAGCCCATTTTACATAAATGAAAAGGTAAGAAACTCAATAAAAAACTTTGCGAAGCTAGTCATAGGCATTGAGATCTTTGAGGAGGATTCAAACAGAATTGTTCTGCAAAATGTTGTTAAATCTGATTCAATGCCGTTAAACAGGGCAATAAAGAGAATGTCATTAAATGTTGAATCAATGATAGGTGATGTTATAAAGGGTATAACAGATGATGATGAGAACCTTCTCAACAATGTAATAGCAAGGGATGATGAGATAGACAGGTTTCAATGGTACATATATAGAGAATCAAGGATCTCAATGGATGATGATAACATATTTTATCTTTTGTTATCAAGGATAATGGAGAGAATAGCGGATCATGCGGTAAATCTTTGTTCAATATGGATAAACAGAAAAAGAAATATAGAAATACCAAAGGCAAAGATCGTTGAAAACCTTAAAGAGGCCTTTAATATCTTTCAGGAGGCCATATCAATGTTTTACTCAAATGAATACAAATCAATAAACAGTATTATATCGAAAAAACAGGAGATTTATAATTCCAGAAAGGATCTGCTCTTTCTGAGCAGCACACAGGACATCATGACCGTATCATTATCTGCCGAGGAGATATCAAGGATAGGCCTCTATGCAACCGACATAGCAGAGCTCTCACTTGATTCGGTCTTTTCATCCAGGGATGAGATCTCAATTTAA